The Bradyrhizobium sp. LLZ17 genomic sequence CGCCGCGCATCGAGTCTGTAGGGAGCGGGAAACGCCGCGGTCGGGCAGATGTCGAGACAGGCTTGGCACGAGCCGCAATGATCGATCTCGGCGCTGTCGCGTGGCAGCTCCAGCGTCGTGTAGATCGCGCCGAGAAACAGCCAAGAGCCGAACTCGCGCGAGACGAGGTTGGTGTGCTTGCCCTGCCAGCCCAGATGCGCAGCCTGTGCGAGCGGCTTCTCCATCACCGCCGCGGTGTCGACGAACACCTTCACCTCCGACGGCGCGGCCGCAACCAGCCAACGCGCCAGCGCCTTCAACCGCTTCTTGATGAGGTCGTGATAATCTTCGCCTTGCGCATAGACCGAGATCGCTGCGCGCGTGCGCTGTTGCAAGATCGCGAGCGGATCCTGGTCCGGGCCGTAATTGACGCCGAGCATGATCACCGATCGTACGTCAGCCCACAGCCCGCGCGGATCGACCCGGCGCTCCGGCTGGCTCGCGAGCCAGTCCATGTCGCCATGACCGCCCGTGGCGATGAATTCGAGGAAATGCTTTCCGGCGCTCTCGATCGTGCCGGGCTCGGTAATCCCGATGCAGTCGAAGCCGAGCGCGCGCGCCTCGCGCGCGAGTGCCGCCTTCAGTTCAGTCGGATCGGAGTTCAGAAATCGAGGTCCACATAGGTGCGCGACGCCGGCACGCCGGCCAGCCATTCGCTCAGCAGCGGACGGAACGACGGGCGGGACTTCACCCGTGCGTACCACGCCTTTGCCGCGTCGTCCTCGCTCCATGGCACGTCGCCCAGATAATCGATCGCCGAGAGATGCGCCGCGGCGGCGAGATCCGCGTAAGTGAGCCTGTCGCCGGCGAGGAAGTTACGCGTCTGCGCCAGCCAGCCGATATAGGCCAGATGATAGCGCACATTGGCTTTCGCCGCGCGCATCACGTCGGCCGAGGGCGGGCCGCCGCCGTTCTCCTCGCTCATGAAGCGTTTGTAGATGCGCTCGGTCACGAGCGGATGGGACACTTCCTCGAAGAATTTTTCGTTGAACCAGGCCATCAGCCGGCGCACCTCGACGCGCTCGGCGATGGTCACCGGCATCATCCGCTTGGGACCCAGCTCGACGCCATAGGCTTCGTCGAGATACTCCGCGATGATCGCGGCGCCCGGAATCGGGGACTGGTCGCCATCCACCAGAACCGGTGTGGTGCCGGCCGCATTGAGCAGCAGAAATGCCTCGCGCCGTTCCCAGCTGCGCTCTTCGACCAGTTTCAGGTCGAGCCCATACTCCCCCGCGATCAGGCGAATGAAACGCGAATGCGGACAGAACGGATGATGAAACAGCGTAAACATGAACCCTTTGACTATTTGATGGTGCTTAAGAATCCATCAATGTTTGTGCGGCGCCACACTAGTCTTTCGAAACCGCGAGGCAAGGGCGTGGCGTCGCATTTTGCGATTGCAGCAAGGGGGCGAATAGGCGAGAAGAGCCCCGCTTTTCCAGCCGAAATGGACCGTAAATATGTCAGATGCAATACGGGCAGTGATCCTCGGCATCATCGAGGGTGTGACCGAGTTCCTTCCCGTGTCCTCGACCGGCCACCTGCTGCTTGCGGAGCGCTTCTTCGGGCTTGGCGAGGGCGCCTTCTGGGATTCGTTTACGGTCTTGATCCAGCTCGGCGCGATCCTTGCGATCGTCGTGTTGTACTTCAGGAAATTGTGGGACGTCGCGATCGGCATGTTCACGGGCGACGTCTATGCGCGCCGCTTCGTGATCGGCGTGCTCGTGGCGTTCCTGCCCGCGGTCGTCGTCGGTCTGGTCGCCGGCAAATACATCAAGAGCATGCTGTTCAATCCGTGGGTGGTCTGCTTTTCGCTGATCGTCGGCGGCGCCATCCTGCTCTGGGTTGACCGGCTCGACCTCAAGGCGCGCGAGCATGACGCCACCAAATTTCCGCTGCTGATGTATCTCTATGTCGGCATCGCGCAGTGCGTGGCGATGATCCCCGGCGTGTCGCGCTCCGGCGCCAGCATCGTCGCGGCGATGTTCATGGGCGCCGACAAGCGCGCAGCCGCGGAGTTCTCGTTCTTCCTCGCCATTCCCACCATGATCGGTGCGTTCGCCTACGATTTCTACAAGAACCGCTCCGAGATGACGATGGACCACATGGGCATCGTCGCGATCGGCTTCGTGGTCTCGTTCATCACCGCGATCATCGTGGTGAAGAGCTTCCTGGAATACGTCACCCGCCACGGTTTCGTGGTATTCGCCTGGTGGCGCGTCATCGTCGGCACGCTCGGCCTGATCGCCCTGGCGCTCGGCCATTAACCTTTCGGAAACACGTTGAGCCCTTAGCCCGGATGGAGCGCAGCGCAATCCGGGATCGTGCCGCAAGCGACGCCGGCCCCGGATTGCGCTCCGCTCCATCCGGGCTGCGCCTCCACCACACCTTCAACGCAATATAAGCTTTTGACCGGTAGGCAGTTTCCTTGGCGGGGCGCCGCGCGCACCCCTGCAATGGAGCTGAGCCATGACCCTCGTCAGCGGCTGGGGGCGCTTCCCGGTCGTCGATAGCGAACTGCTGCGGCCGCGGTCGTTCGAAGCCGTTGGCGAAGCCATGGTCTCAGGCGCCGTGGCGCGCGGCAATGGCCGCGCCTATGGCGACGCCGCGATAGGCGCCAACCGGACCGTCGCGATGACCGGATTCGACCGGGTGCGGTCGTTCGATCCGGCGACCGGCCGCATCCGCCTCGAGGCCGGCGTGCTGCTGTCGGACCTGATCGACACGTTTGGCCCGCGCGGCTTCCTGCCGTTCGTCGTGCCGGGCACGCGGTTCGTGACAATCGGCGGCGCCATCGCCGCCGACGTGCATGGCAAGAACCATCATGGCGAGGGCGGCTTCGGCCGCTATGTCGACAGCATCCTGCTGCGCACCGGGCAGGGCGAGACGATCGAGGCCTCGCACGAACAGAATTCGGACGCCTTCTTCGCGACGATCGGCGGCATGGGCCTGACCGGGATCATTCTCGAAGCCACCATCCGGTTGCGGCCGGTCGAGACCGGCTGGATTCGCGAGCGCGTGATCTCCGCGTCGGATCTCGATGCGGCCATGCGCGCGCTCGAGGCGAATGAATCCGCGACCTATTCGGTGGCCTGGATCGATTGCGTCGCGCGCGGCCACCAGCTCGGCCGCTCGCTGATCTATCTCGGGGAGCACGCCCGCGCGGACGAGCTTTCCGATGGCGGCGATCGATTTCCGGTCGGCAAGGATCCCGGCCTTGCGGTGCCGGTCGACCTGCCGTCGATCACGCTGAACCGTACCAGCATCCGCGCGTTCAACGAGCTCTACTACCGCATGGGCGCGCGGCGCGCCGGCGGCAGCCATCTGGTATCGCTCTTCCCCTATTTCTTTCCGCTCGACAGCATCGGCGCCTGGAATCGCATTTACGGCCGGCGCGGCTTCCTCCAGCATCAATGCGTGATCCCGGAGCAGGGCGCGCGCGACGTGCTCGCCGACATCCTCGACCGCGTCTCCAAGCGCGGCGATGCCTCGTTCCTGGCGGTGCTGAAGAAGCTCGGCCAGGGCGACGGAATTTTGTCGTTTCCGCTGCCCGGCTACACGCTGGCGCTGGATTTCCCGATGAAGGGCGACATCCTGAATTTCCTCGACGAGATCGACCGCCTGATCGTCACCGCCGGCGGAAGGCTTTACCTCGCCAAGGACGCGCGTCAGTCACGTGCAACCTTCGAGGCCGGCTATCCCGCCCTGCAGCGCTTCAACGCGATCCGGAAATCGCTCGATCCCGCCGGACACATCCGATCAAAGCTTTCACAGCGTTTATTCGATGAGGTGCAGCCATGACGTCGCGCAAGACCGTTCTGGTGCTGGGTGGCTCGTCCGACATCGGCCGCGCCGCCGCGCGCGCCTTTGCCAAAGCAGGTTACGATGTCGTCGTCGCCGGGCGCGACGTCGCTGCGCTCGAGCCCGACGCGGCCGATCTCCGCGCGCGCTACAGCATCGAGGCGAGCGCGTGGACATTCGACGTGCTCGACACGGCTTCGTTCGAGAGCTTCGTCGGCGCTCTCCCCGTATTGCCCGATGTCGTCGTCTCGATCGTCGGTCTCCCGGGCGTGCAGCAGAACGCCGAGAGCGATCTCGCGCATGCCACCACGATCATGCGCTCGAACTACGAGGGGCCGTCGCTGATCCTGGGCCTGTTTGCGGAAAAATTTCTGGCGCGCGGCAATGGCACCATCGTCGGCGTATCATCGGTTGCGGGCGATCGCGGTCGGGCGTCGAACTATGTCTACGGCTCGGCGAAAGCAGGCTTCTCGGCCTTCCTGTCCGGCCTGCGCGCCCGCGCCAGCCGCGGCGGCGTGCACGTCGTCACGGTGAAGCCCGGCTTCGTTCGCACCAGGATGACGGAAGGCATGAAGCTGATCGGCCCGCTCACCGTCGAAGCACCGGTGGTGGGCGACGCGATCCTTCAGGCGGTGGAGAAGAAGAGCGATGTGGTTTACGTCAGCGGCAAATGGCGCTTGGTGATGCTGATCATCAAGACGCTGCCGGAAGCGGTGTTCAAGAAGCTGAAGTTTTGAGGCTTGAAGGAATTGCACTGGCCCCGTAGCGGCAGTGCGCTCCCTCGCCCGCTTGCGGGAGAGGGTTGGGGAGAGGGTGCTTCCGCGGAGAGACTCCCGATGAGGAGAAAGCCCTCACCCGCCGCTACGCGGCGACCTCTCCCGCAAGCGGGAGAGGTTCAGAGGGATCGCGGGGCGAGGTGAAGAAAGAAGCCTCACGCGCTCTTGCGCTGGAATTGGCCGGCCGCGCGGAAACGCCAGAGATATTGCGGGGCGATCGCTTCCAGTGAATCGGGAGCGATGCCGAGCCCTTCCAGCGTCAGGCCCGCGGCCTTGGCCGCCTCCGACACGATGTTGTCGCGCTCGAGCAGCGTGACCTGGTCCGGCGTCAGCTTCAGCGCGCCGGGCGCGAATTGCAGGAACTGGGCCTTGAGGCGGGCAAGCCCGAACGGCAGCGACACCAACGCCCGCTTGCGGTCGGCAATCGCCAAAATCGCCTCGATGATCTCGCGCATGGTCAGCACTTCCGGCCCGCCGAGTTCGTAGGTGGCGCCCGGCTTGGCCTTGCCGTCGACCGCATCCGCGATCGCGGTCGCGACATCGCCGACATAGACCGGCTGCATTTTCGTTTCGCCGCCGATCAGCGGCAGCACCGGCGAGATCCGCGCCAGCGCGGCGAAGCGGTTGGTGAACTGGTCCTCCGGCCCGAACATCACCGAGGGGCGGAAGATCGTCGCCGAGGGCACGGCCGCCGTCACCGCGGCCTCGCCGGCCGCCTTGGCTTTGGCGTAGCGCGAGGGCGATTCCGCATCGGCGCCGATCGCCGAAATATGCACCAGCTGGGCACCGGCTGCGGCCGCCGCCTTGGCGACGGTCTCGGCGCCCTTGGCCTGGACGGCGTCGAAGCTCTGCGCGCCGCCCTCGGTGAGGATGCCGACGAGATTGATGATGACGTGCAGATCACGCACGGCCGCCTCGACGGAGGCCGGGTAGCGCAGATTCGCCTGCACGGTGTGGACCTGGCCGACCTTGCCGGAGGGCTGCAGGAATCCGGCCAGTTCCGGCCGCCGCACTGCGACCCGGACCCGGTAGTCGCGCCGGCACAGCGCGCGGACGACATTGCGGCCCAAAAACCCCGATCCGCCGAAAACCGTGACGAGCGTGTCCAGATTCGATGCCATGGGGTCGATTCCTGATGGAGAGAGCGTGTTACGAGCTTGTATCGGGCCGTTTTGCGATGCGCAATCCGCGACCGCAAGCACGGTTCAAGCATGAATTGACAACCGCGTCACTGATCCGTAGTAACCGCCTCCGTGCCCCAAACGGCATGCCCAGGTGGTGGAATTGGTAGACGCGCTGGCTTCAGGTGCCAGTGGCTTAACGGCCGTGAAGGTTCGGAGTCCTTTCCTGGGCACCATTTTGCAGGATTGTCCGCAAACGAGCTGCTTTCCCGATCAGCGGAAGGAGCAGGCCGGCGATCCACGCAGCGCCGTCGTGACCTGTGCCACTCAAGCCGCAGCCCGCCCGCCTCAAACCACCCGCTTCCCCGTCCGCTCCGCCACCGCCCTCTGCACAAAATACATCGCGACCAGCGAGACGATGGCCGAGGCGACGACGACGTAGCCGATCCGGTCGAAATGGAGCAGCGAGCCGTCCGGGTTCTGCGCGATGATGGCGCCGGCGAGCACCGAACCGAGGCCGCCGGAGAGCTGCTGCAACGACGCACTGACCGCGCTGAACGAGCCGCGCTGGCTGGGATCGGGGATCGCCGACATCAGGGCCTGCGACGGGATCATGCGCGAAAAGATGCCGACGAACATCAGCACGTTGACCAGGATCGCGGTTGCGAGCGAGACATGGCCGAGATGGGTGTAGATCAGCACCATGATCACCGACACCACGCTGCCGAACACGAAGGTCGGGTATTTGCCGAACGTATCGCTCGCCCTGCCGACCAGCGGGCCCGTGACGATGCTGAACAGGCCGGAGACCAGATAGATCGTCGGCAGGTGCACGATGTCGATGCCGATATTGTTCACGGTGAAGGCGCTGGAGAACGGCATCAGCATGTAGCCGCCCGTCGCCAGCAATGTCGTGACACAGAAGGCCAGCGTATAGCGCGGCTCACCGATGGTCGCGACCAGATGGCGGAATGGGTTTCGGTCCTGCTTCAGCTTCAGATGCTTGTCGACTGGCTCCATCGCGAAGGCGATCACGGCGATCGCCAGGATGGAGAGGCCGACGATCGCGGCGAAGCAGACATGCCAGTCCCAGCGGCTGGCAAGAAACAGCCCCGCCGGAATGCCGAGCACCTGGCTCGCGGCGAACCCCGTTTGGACGAATCCCATGACGCGGCCGCGCAGATGCAGCGGGAACAGATCGGTGATGATGGCAAGCACGACCGACCCGATCACGCCGCCGAACAATCCGGTCACGATCCGGCCGAGCAGCAGCACGTGGTATGTCTGCGCCGCGGCGCAGAGCAGGGTGCCGAGCGTGAAGCCGACATAGAAGAACAG encodes the following:
- a CDS encoding glutathione S-transferase family protein; this encodes MFTLFHHPFCPHSRFIRLIAGEYGLDLKLVEERSWERREAFLLLNAAGTTPVLVDGDQSPIPGAAIIAEYLDEAYGVELGPKRMMPVTIAERVEVRRLMAWFNEKFFEEVSHPLVTERIYKRFMSEENGGGPPSADVMRAAKANVRYHLAYIGWLAQTRNFLAGDRLTYADLAAAAHLSAIDYLGDVPWSEDDAAKAWYARVKSRPSFRPLLSEWLAGVPASRTYVDLDF
- the queG gene encoding tRNA epoxyqueuosine(34) reductase QueG; the protein is MAGRRAGVAHLCGPRFLNSDPTELKAALAREARALGFDCIGITEPGTIESAGKHFLEFIATGGHGDMDWLASQPERRVDPRGLWADVRSVIMLGVNYGPDQDPLAILQQRTRAAISVYAQGEDYHDLIKKRLKALARWLVAAAPSEVKVFVDTAAVMEKPLAQAAHLGWQGKHTNLVSREFGSWLFLGAIYTTLELPRDSAEIDHCGSCQACLDICPTAAFPAPYRLDARRCISYLTIENKGPIPREFRKAIGNRIYGCDDCLAACPWNKFAQQGREAKLAARDELRAPPLVELVRLDDAAFRALFTKSPVKRIGRDRFLRNVLIAIGNSGDAKLAEEARRLLDDASPLVRGAAVWALGQLMPRNEFVRLRANAIASEHDESVRQEWQAAS
- a CDS encoding FAD-binding oxidoreductase translates to MTLVSGWGRFPVVDSELLRPRSFEAVGEAMVSGAVARGNGRAYGDAAIGANRTVAMTGFDRVRSFDPATGRIRLEAGVLLSDLIDTFGPRGFLPFVVPGTRFVTIGGAIAADVHGKNHHGEGGFGRYVDSILLRTGQGETIEASHEQNSDAFFATIGGMGLTGIILEATIRLRPVETGWIRERVISASDLDAAMRALEANESATYSVAWIDCVARGHQLGRSLIYLGEHARADELSDGGDRFPVGKDPGLAVPVDLPSITLNRTSIRAFNELYYRMGARRAGGSHLVSLFPYFFPLDSIGAWNRIYGRRGFLQHQCVIPEQGARDVLADILDRVSKRGDASFLAVLKKLGQGDGILSFPLPGYTLALDFPMKGDILNFLDEIDRLIVTAGGRLYLAKDARQSRATFEAGYPALQRFNAIRKSLDPAGHIRSKLSQRLFDEVQP
- a CDS encoding complex I NDUFA9 subunit family protein gives rise to the protein MASNLDTLVTVFGGSGFLGRNVVRALCRRDYRVRVAVRRPELAGFLQPSGKVGQVHTVQANLRYPASVEAAVRDLHVIINLVGILTEGGAQSFDAVQAKGAETVAKAAAAAGAQLVHISAIGADAESPSRYAKAKAAGEAAVTAAVPSATIFRPSVMFGPEDQFTNRFAALARISPVLPLIGGETKMQPVYVGDVATAIADAVDGKAKPGATYELGGPEVLTMREIIEAILAIADRKRALVSLPFGLARLKAQFLQFAPGALKLTPDQVTLLERDNIVSEAAKAAGLTLEGLGIAPDSLEAIAPQYLWRFRAAGQFQRKSA
- a CDS encoding SDR family oxidoreductase encodes the protein MTSRKTVLVLGGSSDIGRAAARAFAKAGYDVVVAGRDVAALEPDAADLRARYSIEASAWTFDVLDTASFESFVGALPVLPDVVVSIVGLPGVQQNAESDLAHATTIMRSNYEGPSLILGLFAEKFLARGNGTIVGVSSVAGDRGRASNYVYGSAKAGFSAFLSGLRARASRGGVHVVTVKPGFVRTRMTEGMKLIGPLTVEAPVVGDAILQAVEKKSDVVYVSGKWRLVMLIIKTLPEAVFKKLKF
- a CDS encoding undecaprenyl-diphosphate phosphatase — translated: MSDAIRAVILGIIEGVTEFLPVSSTGHLLLAERFFGLGEGAFWDSFTVLIQLGAILAIVVLYFRKLWDVAIGMFTGDVYARRFVIGVLVAFLPAVVVGLVAGKYIKSMLFNPWVVCFSLIVGGAILLWVDRLDLKAREHDATKFPLLMYLYVGIAQCVAMIPGVSRSGASIVAAMFMGADKRAAAEFSFFLAIPTMIGAFAYDFYKNRSEMTMDHMGIVAIGFVVSFITAIIVVKSFLEYVTRHGFVVFAWWRVIVGTLGLIALALGH
- a CDS encoding MFS transporter, producing MTEQTLAAPINDQLQRKRGFTRYQSLLVALLAFAQFTIILDFIIMSPLGAILMPALNITAGQFGVAVSAYAFSAGLSGILAAGFADRFDRKRLLLFFYVGFTLGTLLCAAAQTYHVLLLGRIVTGLFGGVIGSVVLAIITDLFPLHLRGRVMGFVQTGFAASQVLGIPAGLFLASRWDWHVCFAAIVGLSILAIAVIAFAMEPVDKHLKLKQDRNPFRHLVATIGEPRYTLAFCVTTLLATGGYMLMPFSSAFTVNNIGIDIVHLPTIYLVSGLFSIVTGPLVGRASDTFGKYPTFVFGSVVSVIMVLIYTHLGHVSLATAILVNVLMFVGIFSRMIPSQALMSAIPDPSQRGSFSAVSASLQQLSGGLGSVLAGAIIAQNPDGSLLHFDRIGYVVVASAIVSLVAMYFVQRAVAERTGKRVV